Within Plasmodium coatneyi strain Hackeri chromosome 14, complete sequence, the genomic segment TCTACCCGCGTCACGCATGCTCCCCCTGGACTTCCTCTTTATCTCATCCGAAACGGAGCCAAATGTCATGCTGAACAGTTGGTACCCCCCCGAGTCGGTCAGAATGGGACCCTGCCAGTTCATAAACCTGTGTAACCCGCCCAACTGGAAAATGACGTGTGGCTTGGGATGAATCAACAGGTGGAAAGTGTTGGACAGAATAATCTGCGTCTTACAATCCTTTACAAAGTTTATTGGTGTCGACTTCATACACCCCTTTGTGGCACAGAAGAGAAAGTTAGGAGTTtctatttccccccttggagTTTTTATAATACCAATTCTACTGTGGTTACCCTCCTGCTGTGATTCCTTCAAGACGGTGAAACCGAAACCGGGGTAGTCGAAGCTGGAGTTCACTTGGTGGATGCGGGAGGAGGGGCTCCTCTTAACTTGCACAACTATGCTATAGTGACGACATTGCTTCTGTGCTGGGTTCTCTTCGCAGGggtttcttctccttatcTTTTTTCCATAACTCCCTTTTACTGCATGCAAAAATGTAAGCTTGTTGATTCGCTTTTCTCTTCTCTGGTGGGTATGTCCCCCCAATGGGCCCTTTCCACATACACGATGCAACCCACATATCGTCACGTTCGCCCCCTTGGCATATTTCCCTCTCCCTGTTATGTAACTCCTTAGTCCAACgaattccttcctctcatTTTTTATCCCTTTATTCTTGCTGGTCCGGATAAAAGGCACATTTAAAAACGCGTATACCAAAAGGAAGTGATACTTTAATAGGTTCATATAATGGGAAGAGCTTATTGAGGAAGTGAGAAAAACTGCTCCTATATCTTAGTGAGTCTGTTAGAGGAGATGCTTCACATGGGCGACTCTCATCGGGGTTGGTAACTCTTATGTGGATTTGCGTACACCTTTTAAGGGGGGTTATTTAACGATGGGGTGTACAACCCAGGGGATGCTTCCCTCCAGCTAACTCTTCTCCTCGTTTTGATATTTCCCCTTCAGCACGGAAAGGGCTTCTTCCCGGgaactcaaaaaaaatgtgcctcCTCTTTTTAAGTACACTTGTCGATTTGCCTTAAGACACGTCAGCTCGTGAAGCATTACATCGCTTAAGTTTTTGTAGTTTAGTTTGTCCACTAGGTCGGCTtcgtttttgcttttctgcTTGTTGGCGTTCGACATGGTATGGGGTTGCGCGGCTGGGAGTTTTTTTGGGTGCACTTGGGGGGTCCTTACTTCACCTTTGCGTTATCTTTATTGGCTCGTTACACTATTCTGTTCCCAACTgttcacactttttttcctcctccagatGGAGTTTTTGAAATTGGTGCAATCCACGtgtggggggaaataaatatataggcGTAGTTGCCTCCTCTCGCGTTTTCACCTCCGTCCTGTGAACAGTTCATGCGGATGTGCAAAAAGAATCAGCAAGAAAGTGACATCTGTGGAAGGAACACGCACCAGCATATGCCTCGTGTACCCACGCAGCAAGAAGCAGTTATGTTAACTTAAAGGGTACCATATGTATGTAGTAGCACGCATGTAACATAGTGCTGGTCAAGGtgcattccttttctgtgcGTGCCTCTTGGCATCTTAGCAAgaggggaatttttttttttttttttttttttttttttttttttttttcctttcaccttCCTCGCCCCGCCACAATCTGCATTTGCCGAGAATCCTTGTAGCAATTTGTTGCGCCGCATAAATGGGAATTAAAAAACGGTATGCCTACATTATTATctgcatcttttttttttttttttttaatccatttttttttgttgtcgTTAATGGgacatgaagaagaaaagctCCTCCTTCGTAGCATGCCAACTGCTCACCAAAAAAGTAGTCATCATTTTGTGCCCGCTTTTACCAGTTTAAAGTTCATTTTACCaccttataaaaaaaaaaatttttaataggAGGAtatagcttttttttttttttttgtttccttttttgttaatttcgCTTCTGCATAATAATTTAGTGAAGGTCAGTTGCCCAGTTATATGTCGCTAAGCGTATGCATGCGTTGTATAGTTCTACACGTACgttatatgtgcatatgcatgcTCCCCATTCGAGTATATTTGAGGCGTAGCCATTCTTGCAGACGATTGTAGATCGTTCCTGCTTCTATGCCTGTAGGAAGAGTCACCACTTGAGCGAGgtgctcccttttttttttcatccatgTAACGCAATTCCTACACGGTAATGCTGCTAGTTGGCACCGCTCCAGGGAAAACCCCCCAAAATGAAATGCGTTCCCCGTGCGATTAACTGGGCCAACGTTGAAGAAGATCCCCAAGGCAGAGATAGCTAACCAAGTGGCGAGTCACGAAGCTGTCCCTGTAAAGTGGCTTCCCCCTGCCGCGCGGCCGCGTCACCACCCTGCACGCAAACCATGGTGGCGCTGTGGGGGGGCCTCCTCAGAGTGCTGCTCCTGCTGTACATTATCTTGGCCAACTTACCATCCACACGAAGCGTAGATGTTTGTAAAGGAGCAGAGGAAACTTTGAGCAAATTCTGGAACACCATAGACAACGCAAAACATGGAAACGTCATCCtaataaacataaaaaattattactgCCCAGCATGCAACCGGTACATAGATGTGTGGAACAAactggaggaagaaatatcaAACTACGAGAGTAATGTTACCCTGTTTGTATTTGACTGCTCATGCAACTTATTTGTGCCGTACTGCAGATTCTTTAAGGTGCGTTATTTCCCCACCTTTCGGCTGCTCCACCCGGTGTATGATTACATGGACAGTAAAGACACTGAGTATAAATACATAGCTCCAAATACAGAAATGGTGAATCGACAGTACGACAAAGAATTGCTACTAGCCTATAGGGAAGTTGATAGAGTGAACAACCTTGCACAATTCCAAAGAATGATGCAGACgcatttgtgcaaaaatgtgaacttcAATCACATCGACTTGAAGTCCTGCTACGCTGATGTACCACCAGAAGAGGAGTCCCCTGAATATGCCATGTTTATAGCCTCCACGAGTGGCCCCATAGGGGGAATCACAGGAAAAGAAGGTACAAATACAAATCGAATGGCTGTCGAAAGGTGGAAGGGGATGACCTTTACAAAGGATAACTTAAAGCACGACATTGTAAGGGGTATGCTTTTCACattgaggaaaaatatttcattagGGTTAGATGTGGACAAATCCACGGTGGAACCTTTTCTCGTTATGACACAGATCGTTTCGGACATGTACCCTGAACTGGCCGAGTGGCTGAGCGACCTTCGTGAGGAGCTGGCCTCCAAGCGGTACCCACTCACGTATGAGCAGTGGTCCAAGGTGGTCGACGAGCTTGCAGGGATGGAGATCACCACTACCCTCAGCAATGACGCCGATGTGAAGAGTCTTGTAGGGGACACCCCCTGGAACGAACCCAAATTCAAAGTGTGCGAAGAGAACTCCGTCCTCTGCTCCTACTGGTTGCTCTTCCACAAAATATCCATTCACTGCCTCATGCGGGACAAGGAAAGGTACCACTTCTACATTAACGCATTAACAAActacacaaaaaattatctAAACTGCGAAAGTTGCATACAGCACTTTGTCACCGCACAAGAGTCATGCTACTATGGGTTCTGTAACATCCACTCAGCCGAATCGTTCGTTATCTTCCTATGGAGAATACACAACGCAGTTACGTTGCGATCCATGTACGAAGCGATAATTCAAGAGACGCAAGTTCAGGGAGGACAATCAGAACCCACAAATAGTAAGACAGAAAAGGGGACAAAATTTCTCAACCGAGATTTGGCCTTTCCCCCGGAGAAGCAGTGTAAGTTCTGTAGAAGTGGCATTGGCTTTACAAGAATTACTCCGCCATTTATTGCGGATGCGGTAAAACAGAAATCTATTAGTGACAGAGATTTTGATGCCATCGATGGGTTCAGCGTCAAGCAGGTTCTGAACCACCTCGTTAAGGTGTACTCCTAGCTTGGGCAGAAGAAACAACGTTACATTGTTCGTTGCGCCTGTCCTATGATTGGCGGCGCACTTTGCGCTATCCTCTGCACAGATAGAGTGAGActacaaaggaggaagtcaAGAAAGGCGCCAGTTTGGGAATTCAAACCCGTTCACAGAAATGAAGcgctttttttcattagGACTACGCACAGGGAAGAATCATCCGTTATCCCACTCTCTTATATCTTTTaaatggctttttttttttttcgtacttGTGTGTGTCATCTTTGTCACACCTTTTAGGTGCCCctcttccctcccccccgCGGGATTTGTTTTCCCCGCATACggaaggagcagaaaaagGGTCATCTCAAAATTGCTGATTTGTAAATCGGAAAGTACAGCGGGGGAATACGCAAGCACGGGCAGTGGTACATCATGTAAgttgtgtatgtatgcaccTGTACCCCCTCGCTCGCGTAgggcccccttttttttagtgaaaTATGGCAACATCCCACCCCGTCCTGCAACACGATTTACTTCTGTTcaggtgtgtatgtgttatCCTTTTTGTCTGACACCCCAATTAATTTTCAtctcctgtttttttcttgtataaTACTAATGGACAGAatgattttttctgttcatttgtgTCAACCCCAAAGAAAAACTCCCCAACGCGGTGTGCCTACCGCATGTGtatgtttctttaatttttttttttttttatcaagaCAAAAGTAGTTTTTAAGATTGGCTATTTtgttcatgtaaaaaaaaaaaaaaaaaaaaaaaaatggctcgacgaaaaaaaaaaaaaaaaacagtacaAAACTGCGTACACACAGCGGTACAAcacaaaaaacaaacaaaggaaagagaTTGTAAACGGCCAACTGTGTACAAACGGAGAGGCCAAAACGCACTCCACGTGTAGTCTACTTATTTTGCTTAAATTGAATATTAAACGAACCATCATTGTTTggatttttttgcacttcaaAATTATCAAGTGACAATCCCACTTTCCCCAGCAGCAAATTACCAAAgtcttttaattttcccaccatttcttccttttctttatttaatTGCTGTTCAGCCAGgtactttaattttttctgcttcatcTCATAATTGGCTAACAAGGAGGAGTCCAGCGATATGGCTTTATTCAAGTCGTTCGACGCgtcattatatttttccagcTGTTCATATGCATTGCTCCTGCGTATGTAGGACTTCACAAAGTTCTCATTATAGTTGATGGACTTATTGCAATCTTCGACCACCTGATTCCAGTTGGCTAAATGTGAGTAGCAAGCTGCTCTATTGGAGTACAAAATCGACTTGGTACTTTTCtccttgcatttttttaaagcctTATTGTAGTAAAAGATGGCCTGCTTGtagtccccctttttgaataACTCATTTCCTTGGTCCTTTATCTCTTCTATGTTCTCCCCACCTTCGTTCTTGTCATCCTCACAGTTCccatcctcctcatcatcatcttccaTTTCGCTCTCCCCCTCGTCggtgtcttcctcctcttcttcatagTCCTCACTGAGGATTGATGAACTCTTCCCATCGGCAGAGTCCTCACTCCTGTCCGAGTCGCCCTCGTTGGAGCTGATTTCTTCTGAGTCATCATCCTCCACGGAGGAGCTCATTTGCGAACTGGAATTCTCATACTCATCTTTACTTATATAGTTGTCACTGTAGTAATTCCTCACATAGCCATTCATGTCTTCTTTATTCAGTTGTTCCTTTATGTCCTCTCTCTTTGTCCTACTGTTTGGCCGCTTCGCAAATGGGGAATTAACTTTTTCCTGGCTGCCCCACTGGCAACTTTCTCTTTTCTCGTTCTCATTTGTATTCACTTGGTTGGGTTCACTATTATTCACACTTTGTTCGTCGGGTTCCACCTCTTTTACtttatcatcatcatttgTTTGGTCCCCACTCTGGGCTTTCACATAACTGATGCCTGGAAGGCTTTCCATGGTGCTATCGCTACCCCTCCCGAGGCTCTTCTTTCCCTGCACTGGGTCTCCCACTTCGGATTTATCCCTTTCGCTATATTGGCAAACTCTCTCGAGGGACCCCTCCCCCATTGGGGATCCTCCCGCTGGGTGCGCCTCTTCCATCTGgcacttttcccctttggttACCTCACCGCACCGTTCGTCGAGCAATTCTCGTTCTGCTTTTGACTTTCCACTGGATAAATTATCCCCTGCATCGTTCCCCGTGGACCCACCCAAAGCGGCGTCCTTCTCTACACATTGCATCTTATCAGCTCCCATTTCATCGCCCCGTGAAGTAGCACCCAACCTGCTGACATGtggatgaaaagaaaaagacgcAGTGTCCTCCATGCTGCTGATCTTCCTTCTGGAAAGATTTTTACTCTGATCTGTCACGGAATGACACTTGTTTTGGTCTTCCCTTTGTGCACTTCCTATGTCATCCTCTCCTAAGgagtcacttttttttttctttttttttatttttttattttccactatTTTTAGGTATATCCAAGTGCCTACGATGGGgattaaaagaagaatagcATAAAACaatgtttcccctttttgcattttctgtCAAATGTTTTGTGTGCTTTAAAAAGATGGTTATGCGAAGGAGAGAGCTACGCAGTCGTCATAACACACGGCGTATGAAAATATGTGCGCCCCCCttgaaacatatatatatcgttTAGGGAAAGTCCCACATGACTTAAACCACAAAAAGGGGCTTTCACATTTTCGTgagtggcaaaaaaaaaaaaaaaagaaacaagcGAAGTGAATTGAACAAAACAATCGATTTTGCAAACGCTAGAGAATAAAATTGCATCAACTGTGTGcttttatatgtacgtatgcaATATACCGTAGGCGGGGAAAATTCAGCaatcaccaaaaaaaaaaaaggaaaaaaaaaatgtacacaatttGATCGTGGCAGTACGGGCGCACATTTACATCATTTTCGAAGCACACTTGTGATAAATCTCCCTACACAGAAAATGTCTGCGTGTGAAAACTTCACTTCTATCTAGCCCTTTTACACCCGCGGGAGTCCTCGCACTCTCACGTGGTACAATATCTGTGTATACCTGCTCAGTAGCAACCAACGGGGAATGAACGCGTAGGAAAATTTAGACAAcgtggaggagaaaaaaaaaaaatggacgttTGGCTACTTGCGCAAAGCTTCCTCCTTATGGATCTCCTTCAGTGTCTTAAAAGAGATGAAgtactccctttttttttttgttgccaaGGAGTTGCTATCCCGTTAATTAGCTCATTTGGCTTCGTTACGTAAGAGAAGGAAGCAACATcgaggggagaagaaaaaggcagaagaaCAGCTGGTGTGGGGGAAGCTGCCAACGGGATTGGTAAGTAACATGTAGTACCACTTAGTGGAGAAAAGcgcaaaaaattggaaaaaatgggcactAGCGTGGCAAAACTTAACATCCCAAACGGGAATGAAGCAAAATTGCGCACAGGTCCCCACCAACGTTGtcggaaaataaaaatgttccttttacTCGCATTCACGTGAacgtcgtttttttttttttttttccctctgtgGTGTTGCATAAAGTACGAGGCGCTCACACGGTTGGCACTGCATCATATGGatgcaaaatatatacaaaagaaTATGCTTACTAATGTACGTAGGTGCGTGAGACTTGTAGCGTATTACGAACAAACAGAAGGGTGGCGTTAATTctgcaagggggaaaagaaaaaataatagcgGCGCACGCGACATGCGAGTTATTCTATGtagcaaaaaaatacatattgaCACGGGgttatttttacttcctgGCCCACGCTGTAATATAAACCGACCTTTGGGCTTCTCCGCTTATATGGCCTACTTCACCTTAACGCTGCTTCGTCCGACGGCTCGCGGAAAAGACCCTCTCCAAAACGCACCAATGTAGGTTGACTGAcgagtgggaaaaaaaagaaaaaaataaataaaataaaataaaataaaataaaactgAAACGTGAACGCAAACGAAAGCGAAAATgaagttgaaaaaagaataaaaaaaaaaagaaaaaactcatTCAGAGAAACTTTAGCTACAAcgaaggggggaagagtTGTTCATTCGGACTTCATCAATCATGTGAAGATCTCCACCAGAATAACATGCTACCACAAAATGGGCTGAAAAAAGGATCGATTGAAAGTTTAcctatatgtatacatgctTATTTGTCCTCCTACGTTACATGCGTTGCGAGAGGCGAGAACAGGGTTAACCAGGCCGCGGCAGGCAGGAAATTTTATtctgcagaaaaaaaagggggaaggaacaaaatggaggtgGAAACGGAGGACCAAACGCAGGGCGATCATACGAGTGAAgcggaggaggaacaaaaccCCGTTCCGCGTGATCAGCAGGATGATCACTTCGAGAGGGAGCACAACTTCCTGGACTTCGAAAACATCCTACTAGACGTGAGGCTGAGGAAGGCAATCCTTTACCTGTTCAAGTTTAAGTACCCAACGAAAATACAAAAGGCAGCCATTCCACATATCCTGCACGGGAAAGATGTCATCATAAGTTCGAAAACTGGGTCAGGGAAAACCATGGCCTACCTCATCCCACTAGTGCAGAATATACTGAAGTCAAActtaaatgaaaaggagtCCTTAAAGTTTTTTTATAAAGGAATA encodes:
- a CDS encoding Sulfhydryl oxidase, which produces MVALWGGLLRVLLLLYIILANLPSTRSVDVCKGAEETLSKFWNTIDNAKHGNVILINIKNYYCPACNRYIDVWNKLEEEISNYESNVTLFVFDCSCNLFVPYCRFFKVRYFPTFRLLHPVYDYMDSKDTEYKYIAPNTEMVNRQYDKELLLAYREVDRVNNLAQFQRMMQTHLCKNVNFNHIDLKSCYADVPPEEESPEYAMFIASTSGPIGGITGKEGTNTNRMAVERWKGMTFTKDNLKHDIVRGMLFTLRKNISLGLDVDKSTVEPFLVMTQIVSDMYPELAEWLSDLREELASKRYPLTYEQWSKVVDELAGMEITTTLSNDADVKSLVGDTPWNEPKFKVCEENSVLCSYWLLFHKISIHCLMRDKERYHFYINALTNYTKNYLNCESCIQHFVTAQESCYYGFCNIHSAESFVIFLWRIHNAVTLRSMYEAIIQETQVQGGQSEPTNSKTEKGTKFLNRDLAFPPEKQCKFCRSGIGFTRITPPFIADAVKQKSISDRDFDAIDGFSVKQVLNHLVKVYS